In the Clostridium gelidum genome, AGAGTATAAGGCACAATCAAATAAAAATAATGAAAAGGGTGATTTAATGAAATATGCATTAGATGTACATACTCACACTATAGCTAGTGGGCATGCTTATTCAACATTAATGGAAAATGCAAAGGCTGCTTCAGAAAAGGGCATAAAAGTACTTGGAACTACAGAGCATGGAATTAGTATGCCTCATTCTCCACACATTTGGTATTTTAATAATTACAAGGTTCTACCAAGGGAAATGTATGGAGTTACTATGCTTTATGGAACAGAAGCTAACATAATCGATTATGATGGAAATTTAGATATGGATGATATTACATTAGGTAAATTGGATATTGTAATTGGAAGTATACATGATGAGGTTTATAAAGTTGGTAATATTGAAGAAAACACAAGAGCTTTCATTAATGTGATAAAAGGTGGAAAAGTTGATATTATAGGTCATCTTGGAAATCCAGGAGTTCCAGTTGACTTTGAAAAAGTAATAAAATGTGCTATTGAAAATGATGTTTTAATAGAAATTAATAATAGTTCATTTAGAACATCTAGAGTGGGAAGTTTTAGTAATTGCACGGAAATAGCTTTATTATGTAAAAAGTATAATGCTAAATTAATAATAAATAGTGATGCACATTTTTGTACTTTAATAGGAGAATTTACAGAAGCAATTAATATGTTAGAATCAATAGATTTTCCAGAAGAACTTATAATAAATAACGACCCAAATGAATTGTTATTAAAATTAAAGAAAAAAGGTAAGTTAGAAGATTTGATTATACAATCACTATAAATTTAATATGTTCGTGTTTAAAGGTAGAAAATATATTTTCTACCTTTTTTTAAGTAACTTTAATAAAAAATAAAATATATAATATTTTTATTAAAATATACAAATAAATTGGAATAAATTATAAAAATTCATAATATAAAGGATGATTATTTCACAAAAGTTTAATAATTATGATTAAAAAATTAAAATTACTTGCATTAATAAGAAAATCCTTATATAATTTAATACATAAAATAAAGATACAATTTAATAAAACGTTCGGATGAAGGCAATGGGAGAGTTGTTATTATAATTGATAATAACACACCGAAGAGCGAAATATTTCAGGTATAAGGACCGTTGCTGGACGAGCCTCTGGAGAGACTCATTTTTAGTGAGCACCGAAGGAGCAAGGCTATAACAATTAACAATTAACAATTAACAATGAACAATTAAGGAATAAAATCATAGATTTTTATTTTTACTTTTCATTATAAGATTTGAAAGTAGAATACTTAATAAATTTCTATCAAATTTCATCCTCAATTTTGAAGTGTGAGTTACAAATTGTTAATTAGCTTGCTGAAACTCTCAGGTAAAAGGACAGGGGAAGGAATATATTAATTAACAATGAACATTTAATAGATAACAATTAAGTAGGTAAATTTCAAGTAGGAAGGTAAAATAATCAAATCAAAGATTTTTACTTTTTTGCAGGGTTTCTAAAAATGTATAATAAAAAATCACGGAGTGATTTTATTCTTAATTGTAAATTGCTTACAGGGTACCCTGAAGTCATTAATTGTAAATTGTAAATTGAATAATTTTCATTCTCCTCCTTAATAAAAATTAGGGGGATTTTTTTATGTTATTATCAAATTTATTGCATCAGGAATTTAAAGTTTTATTGATAAAATCGACAGTATTATTTGGAAATCATTGAAATGGTAAGTTATGTATCAATGACCGAATAATAACTCTAGAAAATTGTAATAACAGTAATACAGATTTAGAAAGGCGGAATACATATGTCAGAAAATAAAAATTTATCAAGAGGACTAAAAAATCGTCATGTTCAATTACTTGCAATTGGAGGTGCAATTGGTACTGGATTATTTCTTGGTGCAGGCAGGTCCATTCACTCGGCTGGTCCATCTATTTTATTTGCGTACATGATAACAGGCGTAATTCTTTTTTTTGTTATGCGTGCCCTTGGGGAATTATTGCTTTCTAATTTAAACTACCATTCTTTTGTAGACTTTGTACAGGATTATCTAGGAAACGGAGCAGCATTTATTACGGGATGGACCTATTGGTTTTGCTGGATTTCTCTTGCTATGGCTGATGTAACGGCTACAGGACTTTATATGCAATATTGGTTCCCTAATATAGCCAGGTGGGTTCCAAGCCTTGTAGTTCTTGTAGTTTTACTAATTATGAACCTTACTGCAGTAAAGCATTTTGGTGAAATGGAATTTTGGTTTGCATTAATTAAAGTTGTTGCAATACTCGCACTAATTATAATTGGTACATTTATGATTATTAAAGGATTTTCTACAGATGCTGGTGCATCTAGCTTTACAAACCTTTGGAACAATGGTGGTTGGTTCCCAAATGGGGCAAGTGGTTTTATCCTCTCATTCCAAATGGTTGTATTTGCTTTTACTGGAATCGAATTAGTTGGTTTAACAGCTGGTGAAACTGAAAATCCAGAAAAGGTTATTCCAAAGGCTATTAACAATATTCCAATTAGAATTATTATTTTCTATGTTGGAGCACTTATTGTTATTATGAGTATATACCCATGGAATTCAATTAATCCAGAAAAAAGCCCATTTGTGCAAGTATTTGCGGCAGTGGGAATTGCAGCAGCAGCAAGTATAGTAAATTTCGTTGTACTAACATCAGCTGCATCTGCTTGTAACAGTGGTATATTCAGTACAAGTCGTATGGTTTATTCTCTTGCTAAAGAAAATAATGCACCTGTGTCAATGAAAAAATTAACGTCTAATCAAGTACCTGCTAATGCTACAATGTTCTCTGCAATTGTCATCTTGATTTCAGTTATTTTGAACTATATTATGCCAGAAGGGGTATTTGTACTTATTACAAGTATATCAACATTCTGTTTTATATTTATTTGGGCAATTATAGTTATCTGCCATCTAAAATATCACAAAACTAATCCTGAGCTTGCGTCTTCGAGCAAATTCAAGATGCCACTTTATCCAATCATAAACTATATAATTCTAGCATTTTTTGCTTTTGTTATAGTTACATTAGCACTTAATAATGAAACTCGTGTAGCCCTATTTGTAACACCTGTATGGTTTATAATGCTTGGATTGATTTACAAGATGCTTAAATCAAAAAAGAAAAATGAAGAAGAATCAATTGATTGTATAGAAAACATATAATAAAATTTAAAAGTAGAACAAGATAATATATGAGAAGAGACATTTGCAGAATTTTTATTAATTCAAAGCAAATGTCTCTTTTAGTTCGTATTAGGCACATGAAAATAAATAACAAGTCCAAAGTTACCATGAATATTTTTCGTCAGGTAAGGAGATGAATTATCCTCATAGCTGGCCTATTTGTCAACGTGAGTAGTGAACTCAAATCTATGATTTGGTGTGAATCACTTACTCAGTGAGCGTAGCGAATCGAGCTTCATTTATGATGGAAAATAGACTTGTTATTTTTTTGATATAGATAAACACATCATAAGTTGTATTTATACATGGTATTATATTCAATACTTACTATACTTAGGAGTATACAAAAACAGAGAAATTGGATAAATGTTTGTGAAAGCGGCATTACAAAATAAGCTGTTGAAGCCACTTAATGGCAGGTTGTTCCATTATAGTTTGTCCAAAAAGTGATGCTCCAAATTTTATATTTGGTCAGCAGAACTTTCACACAGTGCTTTTATATTTGGAGCAAACTGTAATGGGTGCAACCTTCCATTTAGTGGCTTCCAGCGAAATTTTCTTAGTCCGCTGGAATAAACATTTATTCAATTTCGGTGAGTTATACGCATAAGTATGAGTTCCACTGTGGTTATCTATATCTAAACTAATATTTAATTTTATACTTATGTTCATCATTTATTAGTGGAATATTAATTAAATCTATGTTATCAACTCTACAAAAATTATTTCCAGTTTTAATTTTAGATATAAATGAATGAATGTCTTCTTCTAATCCTTGAACTTCAATTTTTACGTTACCATTCATAAGATTTTCACAAAAGCCGGTTAAGTTTAATGTAAGAGCAGTAATTTGTGTAAAATATCGAAAGCCAACGCCTTGCACTTTACCATCTATGACTATAGAATATCTATTCATTTTTTATCCTCCAGATTATTTAAAATTACAAAACTTTAGTTTTATTTATAAAAAAATTATATCATAATATAATAAATATGGAATAAAATCATAAAAGTATTTAAAATTTTCTGAATTATTAGTATAATATTCTTATGGTGGGTAATAATATCAAATAATTTACATGATAGGGAGGACTTAAAATGATTGAAAGAAGTGTAGTATTAATTAAACCGGATGGAGTTGAAAGGAATATAATAGGAAACATTATAAGTTGTTATGAAGCTAATGGACTTAAGATAGTAGAGTTAAAGCTTATGAAAGCTACGAGAGAAATTGCAGAAAAGCATTACTGTCAACATAAAGGAAAAGATTTTTACGAAGAACTTATAACATTTATAACAAGAAGTCCATTATGTGCAATAATTCTAAAGGGTGAGGATGCAGTTGCAAGAATAAGAAGTATAAATGGTGCGACTAGTCCAACTGATGCGGCAGAAGGAACTATAAGGCATAGATATGCTAGAAGTAAAACAGAAAATTGTGTTCATGCATCTGATACTGTAGAAAGTGCAAAAGAAGAAATTGAATTATGGTTTCCAGAAGTAGAAAATAATAAGTAAAAATAAAGTGTTGAAAAATCTAACAAAGATTTTATATTAAATTGTTGATTAGAATATATAGTGTGGTATTAAAAATGTTTGTTCTAAGAATAATTTAATTCTAAAGAACAGGCATTTTTATGTTTTTTGAATAAGTTACATAAAAAAATAACAAGTCCATCTGTCAGTCTATTTTCAATCACCCTGCTTCAGCAAAATGCCATAATAGGCCCGCTATGATGGCACTTTACTTCCTTGCCTGGTGAAAAATATTCATGGCAGTTTTGGACTTGTTATTTATTTTCATGTGCATAAGAAATATGATATAATAAAAATAAAATATGAACTTAGTAGAGGAGGTTATTAATGAAATTTAAAAAAGCTACTATTATAGGAGGTATTACTTTAGTATTTCTTATTATAATTATAGCTATAATACTATATAATTTTATTGGACCAGGTGCAGTGGATATTAAAGCATCTAAAAACTTTATAACTAAGCTATATTCAATTAATGCAATAAGTAATGAACAAAATTTAGATGCTATAAAATATGAGAGAATTAAAATATTAAATAGTAAAAATGATTTAGTTCATAGAAGTATAGCAACGAAAGGTTTTGGTATAGATTTAGATAAAAACAATAATGTAATTGGTTTTACTAAAAAGGAAATACCTAATAATACAACTAAATTAAATTTGAAAGAAGCTAGAATTTTGGCAGAAGGATATTTGAAGAACATCTATGATGGGGAAGTAGTGCTAAAAACAATTAATAGCAATGAGGACTCAAAATATTTACCATACTATTCATTTATATATACTAAACAGAAAAATGGATATCCATTTTATTTTGATGAAATAAAATTAAACATTGATAAAGAAAACGGTTTTTTAGATGGATATTCCAATTCAACAATGCAAAGAGAATATAAAGAATCTGTAATAAATATTTCAGAGCAAGAAGCTAAAACTATAGCATTAGAAGAGTTTCAAAAGTTTAACAAAGAAGGAAGCGTTAAAAATGAAACAAAGCTAGTTTATGCAGATAATAAGATAGATACTAAAGCAAGCAAAATATATGAAGTGTGTTATATTGTAAATATAGATGGTAAAAATGATAAAGACGTAAATATTAGTTGGAAAATATTTATAAGTTCTGAAAATGGAAATATACAGAATATATTAAAAGATGGAGCCGAAAAAGAAGCAATAATAAATTAGAAAAAGAGATGATAATTTAGTTTTAGATTATCATCTCTTTCTTATTTAGGGATGTTCAAAGAAATAACAAGTCAGTATGCTAGTCTATTTTGCGTCATACTTTGTCGCAAAGGATCGCTAATAGCCAACTATGAGCAAACCTTTGCTCCTTGTCTGACACAAAATATACATCGCATCTAATAACAAGTCAGTATGCTAGTCTATTTTGCGTCATACTTTGTCGCAAAGGATCGCTAATAGCCAACTATGAGCAAACCTTTGCTCCTTGTCTGACACAAAATATACATCGCATCTTTGACTTGTTATTTTCTTTCACATCCCTTATTTTATGAATAAGTAGATTACTACAATTAATTTGTATTTGGAGTTTGCCCTGGACTTCCAGGATTAGTATCACCAGGACCTAATTGATTATGTGTGCTATTATTACTTTTATTTTTATTATCATTAGCATTATTACTAGTGTTAGGTGTATTAGAATTAGTTACAATAGGAGGACTAAGATTAACAGTCGGTGAAGATGCATCATTTGTTGCATTCGTCACAGGACTTTCAGTTGCAGGGTCATAAGTTGATGGCAAAATCATAGAATAATCCGCTGTAATAGGATTAGGCTTATCCTTTATTATAAAGACTGCACTTTTGCTCAATAAAGAAGGAGTCATCGGTGATGCAAGTTTGTTAGTAAATCTATTTACATTAGCAACAACGTGAGTAGTGCATGTTGTTGTCGGTTCTGTTCCTTCAATAAATAATTCTTCAGATACTCTATTTCCTCTAGGATCTTGACTACATATAGAACTAGGAAGTAAACCAGAATCTTTACAAACACTAACTTTTGCTATACCACTTGGTTCTTCTATATCTTTAATGGCAAGACCTTCATGTGCTTTAGCCATTAATATTCCCCAAATACTAGCACATCCACTTGAACTACCAATAAGTTTTTCGGGTTTATCATAACCAACCCAAACAGAGGCAGAAAGGTATGGTGAAAGCCCTGCAAACCATAAATCAGTAGAATTAGTAGTAGTACCAGTTTTACCAGCAACGGGCATATCTCCCCATTTGGCACCAGTGGCATTATACTCATTTACTGGTCCTTTTAACATATCGTATAGGATATAGGCAGCTTGAGGTGAAAATACTTGAGTTTGCTTAGTTTTAGTATTATCAAGTATAGTTTTTCCTGTTGAATCAACAACTCTTGTATATAATACAGGTTTTGTATATATACCATTGTTACCAAAAGCACCAAAAGCTCCAGCTAAAATATAAGAATTACCACCATCTCTATCGTTAGGATCATTATTAAATTGACCTAAAGCAAGAGACGCAATTGACGATTTAGATGCAGCATTATATTTTAGACCTAATTTTTCTCCATAAGAGATACCGGTTTTTAATCCAATTTTAGATTCAGTTATAACGGCACCAACATTTTTAGAATGAGTAAGAGCATCTCTTGAACTAATGAGTCCTAAATATTCATTTGGAGAATTTGAAGGATTATAAGAGTTACCATTATCTAATTTGTTTTCAAGTAATGGAGCATCATCTATAGGTGTAGCAGCTGTTATAATCTTTTGATCAATTCCAGGACCATATACTGTTAAGGGCTTAGTTGAAGAA is a window encoding:
- a CDS encoding acylphosphatase, whose protein sequence is MNRYSIVIDGKVQGVGFRYFTQITALTLNLTGFCENLMNGNVKIEVQGLEEDIHSFISKIKTGNNFCRVDNIDLINIPLINDEHKYKIKY
- the ndk gene encoding nucleoside-diphosphate kinase, with product MIERSVVLIKPDGVERNIIGNIISCYEANGLKIVELKLMKATREIAEKHYCQHKGKDFYEELITFITRSPLCAIILKGEDAVARIRSINGATSPTDAAEGTIRHRYARSKTENCVHASDTVESAKEEIELWFPEVENNK
- a CDS encoding amino acid permease; this encodes MSENKNLSRGLKNRHVQLLAIGGAIGTGLFLGAGRSIHSAGPSILFAYMITGVILFFVMRALGELLLSNLNYHSFVDFVQDYLGNGAAFITGWTYWFCWISLAMADVTATGLYMQYWFPNIARWVPSLVVLVVLLIMNLTAVKHFGEMEFWFALIKVVAILALIIIGTFMIIKGFSTDAGASSFTNLWNNGGWFPNGASGFILSFQMVVFAFTGIELVGLTAGETENPEKVIPKAINNIPIRIIIFYVGALIVIMSIYPWNSINPEKSPFVQVFAAVGIAAAASIVNFVVLTSAASACNSGIFSTSRMVYSLAKENNAPVSMKKLTSNQVPANATMFSAIVILISVILNYIMPEGVFVLITSISTFCFIFIWAIIVICHLKYHKTNPELASSSKFKMPLYPIINYIILAFFAFVIVTLALNNETRVALFVTPVWFIMLGLIYKMLKSKKKNEEESIDCIENI
- a CDS encoding transglycosylase domain-containing protein, which gives rise to MAVDNKAKRTSSIPQKKKPTKQKKVRKIFKGITFGLLFCFLAIFVIGAGYAFAIIKTTPPLNVDAVLSLNQPSSLYDSNKEFMDNLHTDEERYVIDSKKIPTNLKNAFVSIEDERFYSHKGVDIQRILGAAFLDAKKIATGQKGLHGASTLTQQLLKNTILTNDFSMERKIKEAYLAINLEDRLTKDQILTAYLNTIPLGGHAYGVEAASLLYFSKSTSDLSLIECAYLAGITQAPTTYSAYNKDNLKDPTPYINRTITVLSQMHKLQYIDDVTYDKAVSDVKNGALVFKSSKKDYRLNYEWFVYPAVSAVKEDLKEKYKYTDEEVSQLIVNGGLKIYTTMNRSLQDFTQTTLDNYSNLGIGNKETYDKDGVPLLQASATIMDYRTGNVLAMVGGRGKQQPQSTNRAYNDLRPIGSSTKPLTVYGPGIDQKIITAATPIDDAPLLENKLDNGNSYNPSNSPNEYLGLISSRDALTHSKNVGAVITESKIGLKTGISYGEKLGLKYNAASKSSIASLALGQFNNDPNDRDGGNSYILAGAFGAFGNNGIYTKPVLYTRVVDSTGKTILDNTKTKQTQVFSPQAAYILYDMLKGPVNEYNATGAKWGDMPVAGKTGTTTNSTDLWFAGLSPYLSASVWVGYDKPEKLIGSSSGCASIWGILMAKAHEGLAIKDIEEPSGIAKVSVCKDSGLLPSSICSQDPRGNRVSEELFIEGTEPTTTCTTHVVANVNRFTNKLASPMTPSLLSKSAVFIIKDKPNPITADYSMILPSTYDPATESPVTNATNDASSPTVNLSPPIVTNSNTPNTSNNANDNKNKSNNSTHNQLGPGDTNPGSPGQTPNTN
- a CDS encoding phosphatase; the encoded protein is MKYALDVHTHTIASGHAYSTLMENAKAASEKGIKVLGTTEHGISMPHSPHIWYFNNYKVLPREMYGVTMLYGTEANIIDYDGNLDMDDITLGKLDIVIGSIHDEVYKVGNIEENTRAFINVIKGGKVDIIGHLGNPGVPVDFEKVIKCAIENDVLIEINNSSFRTSRVGSFSNCTEIALLCKKYNAKLIINSDAHFCTLIGEFTEAINMLESIDFPEELIINNDPNELLLKLKKKGKLEDLIIQSL
- a CDS encoding YcdB/YcdC domain-containing protein, producing the protein MKFKKATIIGGITLVFLIIIIAIILYNFIGPGAVDIKASKNFITKLYSINAISNEQNLDAIKYERIKILNSKNDLVHRSIATKGFGIDLDKNNNVIGFTKKEIPNNTTKLNLKEARILAEGYLKNIYDGEVVLKTINSNEDSKYLPYYSFIYTKQKNGYPFYFDEIKLNIDKENGFLDGYSNSTMQREYKESVINISEQEAKTIALEEFQKFNKEGSVKNETKLVYADNKIDTKASKIYEVCYIVNIDGKNDKDVNISWKIFISSENGNIQNILKDGAEKEAIIN